From Thermoflavifilum aggregans, a single genomic window includes:
- a CDS encoding amidase — protein MLRPAYVIGLCLCLQINITYGQQDTITPEIVQSASRLIDMQFSVPEMDSMLDGLRDYRNDYRRFHQYMLANADALPLWFDPVLPGMKMDTVQKSIRWNIPKDVPLPANRNELAYYSILQLAGLLREKKISSVELTRFFIDRLKKYGPLLHCVVSIPEEIAMEEARKADEDFAKGIDRGPLQGIPYGVKDLFAVKGTYTTWGTPPYRNQRIDETAYVVQKLQAAGAVLVAKLSLGELAMDDVWFGGLTRNPWDTAHGSSGSSAGSAAATVAGLVPFALGTETWGSIVSPSTVCGALGLRPTFGSISRTGAMTLAWSSDKIGPLCRTAEDAAIVFAAIHGTDGIDKAARFAAFNYHPDADVRTFTVAYASNWIDTLPENHHIKQAMRVFQNMGVKLIPIVFPDSFPADAILRVIVGAESAAAFDPLTRSHRDSLMVQQRKYSWPNQFRTSRFIPAVEYLNAQRLRYQIMQQVDPLLNQYDAILVPTFAGQQLALTNLTGHPVVSVPDGFRANDTPTSFTLIGKLFGEAAILELAQQYQLNSGWYKHHPPLFSN, from the coding sequence ATGCTTCGCCCTGCTTATGTCATTGGCCTCTGCCTGTGTCTGCAGATCAACATTACATACGGCCAACAAGATACAATTACTCCGGAAATTGTACAATCGGCTTCCCGCTTGATAGACATGCAATTTTCTGTTCCGGAAATGGATTCCATGCTGGATGGATTGCGCGATTACCGAAACGATTATCGTCGGTTTCACCAATACATGCTGGCAAATGCCGATGCTTTACCCCTCTGGTTTGATCCCGTTCTTCCGGGCATGAAGATGGATACAGTCCAAAAATCTATTCGGTGGAATATTCCGAAGGATGTACCGCTCCCAGCCAACCGGAATGAGCTGGCATATTATTCAATTCTGCAGCTGGCGGGGTTGCTGCGTGAAAAGAAGATCAGCTCCGTGGAATTAACCCGCTTTTTCATAGATCGGTTGAAAAAATATGGTCCTTTGCTGCATTGCGTGGTATCGATTCCGGAAGAAATAGCAATGGAAGAAGCCCGCAAAGCCGATGAAGATTTTGCAAAGGGCATTGACCGCGGACCTTTGCAGGGTATTCCGTATGGAGTGAAAGATTTGTTTGCTGTGAAAGGCACCTATACCACTTGGGGAACGCCTCCATACCGGAACCAGCGTATTGATGAAACGGCTTATGTGGTGCAAAAGCTGCAGGCTGCCGGGGCTGTGCTGGTAGCCAAGCTTTCCCTAGGTGAGCTGGCTATGGATGATGTGTGGTTTGGCGGGCTTACCCGCAATCCATGGGATACGGCCCATGGTTCGAGTGGCTCATCTGCCGGTTCTGCAGCTGCAACGGTGGCCGGCTTGGTACCTTTTGCGCTGGGTACGGAAACCTGGGGCTCGATTGTATCACCTAGCACTGTCTGCGGAGCTCTTGGGCTGCGCCCTACCTTTGGCAGCATCAGCCGCACCGGAGCTATGACGCTGGCCTGGAGCTCTGATAAAATCGGACCTCTTTGCCGGACAGCCGAAGATGCAGCTATCGTATTTGCCGCGATCCACGGTACAGACGGCATCGATAAAGCCGCCCGCTTTGCAGCTTTCAACTATCATCCGGATGCCGACGTGCGTACATTTACCGTTGCTTATGCCAGCAACTGGATTGATACCCTTCCTGAAAATCATCATATCAAACAAGCGATGAGGGTGTTTCAAAACATGGGTGTAAAGCTAATTCCCATTGTGTTTCCCGATTCCTTTCCGGCAGATGCAATTCTCAGAGTGATTGTTGGCGCAGAATCTGCTGCCGCTTTCGATCCTCTCACACGCAGCCATCGGGATAGTCTCATGGTACAGCAACGAAAATATTCATGGCCCAATCAATTCCGTACTTCACGCTTCATTCCCGCCGTAGAATACCTGAATGCACAACGGTTACGCTATCAGATCATGCAACAGGTGGATCCCTTGCTCAATCAGTACGATGCTATTCTGGTGCCCACATTCGCCGGTCAGCAGCTGGCATTAACCAATCTTACGGGTCATCCGGTAGTTTCAGTACCCGATGGCTTCCGTGCGAACGATACACCCACCAGTTTTACCCTGATCGGTAAACTCTTTGGTGAAGCAGCTATCCTGGAACTGGCGCAGCAATATCAGCTCAACAGCGGATGGTACAAGCATCACCCGCCCCTGTTCAGTAACTGA